The genomic window CAGGCGCCGCACCACGTCGCAGAGGATACGGCTGGCCTGGTCGTCCTCACCGTTGAGCGCCATGTGCATCAGCGAGTGCGTGCCCTCGGCGCGTTCCATGAGGATGCTGTCGCCGTCGTAGGCAAAGACCTGTGCGGCGCCTTCGCCACACCACCAGCTCATCACTCGGCAACCGCCCTGCTCCTCGACGTCCAGCGCGCGCTTGAGCATCGCCGCCCGGCCCATCCAGCGAACCGGCAGCAGATGGCTGCTGGGCGTGATGATCGGCTCGCCTTCGGGAGTAAGGCACCACAGGCGCAGGACACGCTCGAAATCCACAGGCACGGGCGCAGGTAACGGCATGGACGGGTTCCGCTGGAAGAGATTGCCTGGAGCCTAGCACGACCGGCCGGGGCCTCAGTCGGAGGACGGTTTCAGCCGCTGGGCGAATTCGTCGAGCTGCTTCTGCTCGTACTTGTCGGCGGCCAGGCGGGCTTCCTCGCGGTAGCGCTCCACCAGCTTGCGCAGGCCTTCGAGGCGGGCGTATTTCTCCTGCCAGATCTCCCGCGCCTTGCCCACGTTGTTCTCGTGGAAGGCCACCGAGCGATTCTGCTGTTCGACGGCGCCTTCGAGCTGGGAAAGGAAGCGCTGGTAGTTGATCAGCCACTGGCCGCTGACGCCCTGCTGGCCGTTGGTGATCCACTGCTGCTGGTAGTCGAAGCGGTAGCGTTCCAGCTCGGCGAGCTTGCGCTGCGCCTGCTGCAACTGGCCCTGCATCTGGCCGAGCTGGCGCGCGGCCTCGCGCTCGGCCTTGAGCGCCATGTTCACCACCGGGGCGAGGCGTTCGGCGCGGCGATTCACAGGCTCACCACGAGCCGTAGGATGGGTGGAACGGAGCGATACCCATCGGTCCAAAGCGACAGGGCTCCCGGTGACGACGTGCCCGAGACAGCATGGGTATCGCAAGCTCCACCCATCCTACGAAAGCCCGCTCCAGGCCTTATCATCAGCCGGCCTTGCCGCTGACGACCGCGTCCAGCAGCAGGCGGCTGTCGTCGAGGTTCTGGCTTTCGTCCAGGGCCTGGCGGAGGAACTGGCGCATGATCGGGAAGCGCTGGATGGCCAGGTCGGTCTCCGGATCGCCGCCGGCCACGTAGGCGCCGACGCTGATCAGGTCGCGGCTCTGCTGGTAGCGCGACCACAACTGCTTGAAGCGCTGGGCGTCGCGCATATGTTCGGGGCTGGTGACCTGGGGCATCACCCGGCTGATCGAGGCTTCGATGTCGATGGCCGGGTAATGGCCTTCCTCGGCCAGCCGGCGCGACAGCACGAAGTGGCCATCGAGCACGCCGCGCGCGGCATCGGCGATCGGGTCCTGCTGGTCGTCGCCTTCACTGAGCACGGTGTAGAACGCGGTGATCGAACCGCCGCCCTTCTCGCCGTTGCCGGCGCGCTCCACCAGGCGCGGCAGCTTGGCGAACACCGACGGCGGGTAGCCCTTGGTCGCCGGCGGCTCGCCGATGGCCAGGGCGATCTCGCGCTGGGCCTGGGCGTAGCGGGTCAGGGAGTCCATCAGCAGCAGGACGTTCTTGCCCTTGTCGCGGAAATATTCGGCGATGCGCGTGCAGTACTGCGCGGCGCGCAGGCGCATCAGCGGCGCATCGTCGGCAGGCGAGGCGACCACCACGGAGCGCTTGAGGCCTTCCTCGCCGAGGATGTGCTCGATGAATTCCTTCACCTCGCGGCCCCGCTCGCCGATCAGCCCGACCACGATGATGTCGGCCTTGGTGAAGCGGGTCATCATCCCCAGCAGCACCGATTTACCCACGCCGGTGCCGGCGAACAGGCCCAGGCGCTGGCCGCGGCCGACGGTGAGCAGGGAGTTGATCGAGCGGATGCCGACGTCCATGGGTTCATGGATCGGGTCGCGCGCCAGCGGGTTGATGATCGGGCCATCGATCGGCACCCAGTCTTCGGCGCGCATGCCGCCCTTGCCGTCCAGCGCGCGGCCGACACCATCGAGCACGCGACCGAGCATGGACATGCCCATGGGCAGGCGGCCGGAATCCGGCAGCGGCACCACGCGGGCGCCGGGGGCGATGCCGGCGAGGCTGCCCACCGGCATCAGGTAGATCTTGCTGCCGGCAAAGCCCATGACTTCGGCTTCCACCTGCACCGGGTGATAGCCGCCGTCGTTGATCACCTGGCAACGGCTGCCGACGGCGGCCTGCAGGCCTTCGGCCTCCAGGGTCAGGCCGACCATGCGCAGCAGGCGCCCTTCCACCACCGGCTGGGCGGGCAGGTCCACGGCGTCGGTGTAGCCCTGCAGGCGTCGGGCGAAACTGACGCGGTCAAGGCGCATCGGGGTTGCCCTGGCCGGCGTCGAGGTCCACGTGCAGGTCAGGCTCCAGTGCGTGGGTGGCCTGGTCGCGCTGCTGCTCGAAGAGTTGCTTCACGGCCTGGGCCAGGCGCGTCTCGACGCTGGCGTCGATGCGCGAATGTTCGGTCTCGATGCGGCAGCCGCCGGGCAGCAGGCCGTCGTCCTCGATGATCTTCCAGCTTTCCTCGTGGCGATCGCGCAGGGCCTTCACCAGTTCGAAGTCCTGCGGGTTGACCTGGATGCGGATGTTGCCGGCGCCCATGGGCAGCAGCTTGAGCGCCTCGCGCAGCACCAGGCGGATCTGGCTGGAGTCGGTGGCCAATTCGCGCTGCACCACCTGGCGC from Pseudomonas sp. GCEP-101 includes these protein-coding regions:
- the fliI gene encoding flagellar protein export ATPase FliI yields the protein MRLDRVSFARRLQGYTDAVDLPAQPVVEGRLLRMVGLTLEAEGLQAAVGSRCQVINDGGYHPVQVEAEVMGFAGSKIYLMPVGSLAGIAPGARVVPLPDSGRLPMGMSMLGRVLDGVGRALDGKGGMRAEDWVPIDGPIINPLARDPIHEPMDVGIRSINSLLTVGRGQRLGLFAGTGVGKSVLLGMMTRFTKADIIVVGLIGERGREVKEFIEHILGEEGLKRSVVVASPADDAPLMRLRAAQYCTRIAEYFRDKGKNVLLLMDSLTRYAQAQREIALAIGEPPATKGYPPSVFAKLPRLVERAGNGEKGGGSITAFYTVLSEGDDQQDPIADAARGVLDGHFVLSRRLAEEGHYPAIDIEASISRVMPQVTSPEHMRDAQRFKQLWSRYQQSRDLISVGAYVAGGDPETDLAIQRFPIMRQFLRQALDESQNLDDSRLLLDAVVSGKAG
- the fliJ gene encoding flagellar export protein FliJ — its product is MNRRAERLAPVVNMALKAEREAARQLGQMQGQLQQAQRKLAELERYRFDYQQQWITNGQQGVSGQWLINYQRFLSQLEGAVEQQNRSVAFHENNVGKAREIWQEKYARLEGLRKLVERYREEARLAADKYEQKQLDEFAQRLKPSSD